A genome region from Pseudomonas sp. S06B 330 includes the following:
- a CDS encoding two-component sensor histidine kinase AauS, with the protein MKCDPTLFRPAKPALAVKPRLIRQLLMPPLIILLMIGLGVAGFMISEHNGIRTLSESGERQLELHARGVESEISKYTYLPSLLELENSVSSLLTEPDGEHRQTVNEYLEGLNRRSRSRAIFVLDTTGRVQATSNWRDVDSFLGEDLSFRAYFQHAVRGQPGRFYGIGSTTGEPGYYLAHGLEEHGKIIGVAVIKVRLENMEERWQRARLEAFVSDENGIIILSSDPARRLKSVRPLTPDIKEQLARSLQYYWWPLNELQPLSRETLADGVEKLSFPANAELGDGRREVAYLAQTRRLSDTPWHFTLLTPLQDLRRESIIQGMLVAVAFALLTIVLIAWNERRKVIATRLAAREALEEANSQLERKITERTADLRASNERLKGQIRERRHAEQTLRHAQDELVQAGKLAAIGQMSTSIAHELNQPLAALRTLSGNTVRFLERGALETASTNLRTMNDLIDRMGRITASLRSFARRGDDGGQASLAKAVEASLQVLGSRIAGCHLKLNSQFDDQQLAIDQTRLEQILVNLIGNALDAMAAQPLPELWLEGELQGDKYRLRVRDNGHGIDDEARKHLFEPFFTTKPGEHGLGLGLTLSASLAAAAKGNLSVEHPASGGTAFVLTLPLVNAPTESAESL; encoded by the coding sequence ATGAAATGCGACCCCACGCTCTTTCGCCCAGCCAAGCCTGCCCTTGCCGTGAAACCCCGTCTGATACGCCAACTGCTGATGCCACCCTTGATCATCCTGCTGATGATCGGCTTGGGTGTGGCTGGCTTTATGATCAGCGAGCACAACGGCATCCGCACCTTGAGCGAATCCGGCGAGCGCCAGCTTGAGCTGCACGCGCGCGGCGTCGAAAGTGAAATCAGCAAGTACACCTATCTGCCCAGCCTGCTGGAACTGGAAAACAGCGTTTCCAGCCTGCTGACCGAGCCCGATGGCGAACACCGCCAAACGGTCAACGAATACCTCGAAGGCCTGAACCGGCGCAGCCGTAGCCGGGCGATCTTCGTTCTCGATACCACTGGCCGGGTACAAGCCACCAGCAACTGGCGCGATGTCGACAGTTTCCTTGGCGAAGACCTGTCGTTCCGTGCTTATTTCCAGCATGCCGTACGCGGCCAGCCTGGACGCTTCTATGGCATCGGCAGCACCACCGGTGAGCCTGGCTACTACCTGGCCCATGGCCTGGAAGAACACGGCAAGATCATCGGCGTAGCAGTGATCAAGGTGCGCCTGGAAAACATGGAAGAGCGCTGGCAACGGGCCCGCCTGGAAGCCTTTGTCAGCGACGAAAACGGCATCATCATCCTCTCCAGCGATCCGGCCCGCCGGCTCAAGTCGGTGCGTCCGCTGACTCCGGACATCAAGGAACAATTGGCCCGTAGCCTGCAGTACTACTGGTGGCCGCTCAATGAGCTGCAGCCCTTGTCACGGGAAACGCTTGCCGACGGTGTCGAGAAACTCAGCTTCCCGGCCAATGCCGAACTCGGTGATGGTCGCCGCGAAGTCGCCTACCTGGCCCAGACCCGGCGCCTGAGCGACACACCATGGCATTTCACCCTGCTCACGCCCCTGCAGGACTTGCGCCGTGAGTCGATCATCCAGGGCATGCTGGTGGCCGTCGCCTTCGCCCTGCTGACCATCGTACTGATTGCCTGGAACGAACGACGCAAGGTGATTGCCACCCGCCTGGCTGCCCGTGAGGCACTGGAAGAAGCCAACAGCCAGCTGGAGCGCAAGATCACCGAGCGCACGGCCGATCTGCGTGCCAGTAACGAACGCCTCAAAGGCCAGATTCGCGAGCGGCGACATGCCGAGCAGACCTTGCGCCACGCCCAGGACGAACTGGTCCAGGCCGGCAAACTCGCCGCCATTGGCCAGATGTCTACCAGCATCGCCCATGAACTGAACCAGCCGCTGGCGGCGCTGCGTACGCTGTCGGGCAATACCGTACGCTTTCTCGAACGCGGTGCCCTGGAAACCGCCAGTACCAACCTGCGTACCATGAACGACCTGATCGACCGCATGGGCCGGATCACCGCCAGCCTGCGCTCCTTCGCCCGCCGTGGTGACGACGGTGGCCAGGCTTCGCTGGCCAAAGCCGTGGAAGCCAGCCTGCAGGTGCTGGGTAGCCGTATCGCTGGCTGCCACCTGAAGCTCAACAGCCAGTTCGACGACCAACAACTGGCCATCGATCAGACCCGCCTGGAACAGATCCTGGTCAACCTGATCGGCAACGCCCTCGACGCCATGGCCGCGCAGCCACTGCCCGAGCTCTGGCTCGAAGGCGAACTGCAAGGTGACAAGTATCGCCTGCGAGTGCGCGACAATGGTCACGGCATCGATGACGAAGCGCGTAAGCATTTGTTCGAACCGTTTTTCACCACCAAGCCGGGAGAGCACGGCCTGGGCCTGGGCCTGACCCTGTCCGCCAGCCTCGCCGCCGCAGCCAAGGGCAACTTGAGTGTCGAACACCCTGCCAGTGGTGGCACGGCGTTCGTCCTCACCCTGCCCCTGGTCAATGCCCCTACAGAATCTGCCGAGTCCCTATGA
- a CDS encoding amino acid ABC transporter ATP-binding protein, translating into MISIKNVNKWYGDFQVLTDCNTEVKKGEVVVVCGPSGSGKSTLIKCVNALEPFQKGDIIVDGTSIADPKTNLPKLRSKVGMVFQHFELFPHLTITENLTIAQRKVLGRSEAEATKKGLALLERVGLSNQAKKHPGQLSGGQQQRVAIARALAMDPIVMLFDEPTSALDPEMVSEVLDVMVQLAHEGMTMMCVTHEMGFARKVANRVIFMDKGNIIEDCTKEEFFGDQSARDERTQHFLSKILQH; encoded by the coding sequence ATGATTTCCATCAAAAACGTCAACAAGTGGTACGGCGACTTCCAGGTTCTGACCGACTGCAACACCGAGGTCAAGAAAGGCGAAGTGGTGGTGGTTTGCGGCCCGTCCGGTTCGGGCAAGTCGACCCTGATCAAATGCGTCAACGCCCTGGAACCCTTCCAGAAGGGTGACATCATTGTCGACGGCACCTCGATCGCCGATCCCAAGACCAACCTGCCCAAGCTGCGGTCAAAGGTCGGTATGGTGTTCCAGCACTTCGAGCTGTTCCCGCACCTGACCATCACCGAGAACCTGACCATTGCCCAGCGCAAGGTACTCGGTCGCAGCGAAGCGGAAGCGACCAAGAAGGGGCTGGCGCTGCTTGAGCGCGTCGGTCTTAGCAACCAGGCGAAAAAGCACCCTGGCCAGCTCTCCGGTGGTCAGCAACAACGTGTGGCGATTGCCCGCGCCCTGGCCATGGACCCGATCGTCATGCTGTTTGACGAACCGACCTCGGCGCTGGACCCGGAAATGGTCAGTGAAGTACTGGATGTAATGGTTCAACTGGCCCACGAAGGCATGACCATGATGTGCGTGACCCATGAAATGGGCTTTGCCCGCAAGGTCGCCAACCGGGTGATCTTCATGGACAAGGGCAACATCATCGAAGACTGCACCAAAGAAGAATTCTTCGGTGACCAGAGTGCCCGTGATGAGCGCACCCAGCACTTCCTCAGCAAAATTCTGCAACACTGA
- a CDS encoding amino acid ABC transporter permease, whose amino-acid sequence MMDFSGIIPALPGLWNGMVMTLQLMVMGVVGGIVLGTILALMRLSSNKLLANIAGVYVNYFRSIPLLLVITWFYLAVPFVLRWITGEDTPIGAFTSCVVAFMMFEAAYFCEIVRAGVQSISKGQMGAAQALGMSYSQTMRLIILPQAFRKMTPLLLQQSIILFQDTSLVYTVGLVDFLNSARASGDIIGRSNEFLVFAGVVYFVISFSASFLVKRLQKRITV is encoded by the coding sequence ATAATGGACTTCAGTGGAATCATTCCTGCCCTGCCGGGCCTGTGGAACGGCATGGTCATGACCTTACAGCTGATGGTCATGGGCGTGGTCGGCGGCATCGTGCTCGGCACTATCCTGGCCTTGATGCGACTGTCGTCGAACAAGCTGCTGGCGAACATCGCCGGCGTCTACGTCAACTACTTCCGTTCCATCCCATTGCTGCTGGTGATCACCTGGTTCTACCTGGCGGTACCTTTCGTGCTGCGCTGGATTACCGGCGAAGACACGCCGATCGGTGCCTTCACCTCCTGCGTCGTGGCGTTCATGATGTTCGAGGCGGCGTACTTCTGTGAAATCGTCCGCGCCGGTGTGCAGTCGATCTCCAAGGGCCAGATGGGTGCGGCACAAGCCCTGGGCATGAGCTACAGCCAGACCATGCGTCTGATCATCCTGCCCCAGGCGTTTCGCAAAATGACCCCGCTGCTGCTGCAGCAAAGCATCATCCTGTTCCAGGACACCTCGCTGGTCTACACCGTCGGCCTGGTCGACTTCCTCAACTCGGCACGTGCCAGTGGCGACATCATCGGGCGCTCCAACGAGTTCCTGGTCTTCGCCGGCGTTGTCTACTTTGTCATCAGCTTCTCCGCTTCCTTCCTGGTCAAGCGTCTGCAGAAAAGGATAACCGTATGA
- a CDS encoding amino acid ABC transporter permease, whose translation MNYNWDWGVFFKSTGVGSETYLDWYITGLGWTIAIAIAAWIIALLLGSVLGVMRTVPNRLVSGIATCYVELFRNVPLLVQLFIWYFLVPDLLPEGLQEWFKQDLNPTTSALISVVICLGLFTAARVCEQVRTGIQALPRGQEAAARAMGFSLPQIYWNVLLPQAYRIIIPPLTSEFLNVFKNSSVASLIGLMELLAQTKQTAEFSANLFEAFTLATLIYFTLNMGLMLLMRMIEKKVAVPGLISVGGK comes from the coding sequence ATGAATTACAACTGGGACTGGGGCGTATTCTTCAAGTCCACCGGCGTGGGTAGCGAAACCTATCTGGACTGGTACATCACCGGTCTAGGCTGGACCATCGCCATTGCCATTGCCGCCTGGATCATCGCATTGCTGCTGGGTTCGGTCCTCGGCGTTATGCGTACTGTCCCGAACCGTCTGGTATCGGGTATTGCCACGTGCTACGTGGAACTGTTTCGTAACGTACCGCTGCTGGTGCAGCTGTTCATCTGGTACTTCCTGGTGCCCGACCTGCTGCCTGAAGGCCTGCAGGAATGGTTCAAACAGGACCTCAACCCCACTACCTCGGCACTGATCAGCGTGGTCATCTGCCTGGGCCTGTTCACTGCTGCACGTGTCTGTGAGCAAGTGCGCACCGGTATCCAGGCGCTGCCGCGTGGTCAGGAAGCCGCCGCCCGCGCCATGGGCTTCAGCCTGCCGCAGATCTACTGGAACGTGCTGCTGCCGCAAGCGTACCGAATCATCATTCCGCCGCTTACCTCAGAGTTTCTGAACGTATTCAAGAACTCCTCGGTGGCCTCGCTGATCGGCCTGATGGAGCTGCTGGCACAAACCAAACAGACCGCCGAGTTCTCGGCCAACCTGTTTGAAGCGTTCACCCTGGCGACCCTGATCTACTTCACCCTTAACATGGGGCTGATGCTGCTGATGCGCATGATCGAGAAGAAAGTCGCGGTGCCCGGCCTGATCTCCGTGGGGGGTAAATAA
- a CDS encoding glutamate/aspartate ABC transporter substrate-binding protein — protein MRIVPHLLGAAITAALISMPVTAAELTGTLKKINESGTITLGHRDASIPFSYIADASGKPVGYSHDIQLAIVEALKKDLNKPDLKVKYNLVTSQTRIPLVQNGTVDVECGSTTNNVERQQQVAFSVGIFEVGTRLLTKAEDGKPENAKYKDFPDLAGKNVVTTAGTTSERILKSMNADKQMKMNVISAKDHGESFQMLESGRAVAFMMDDALLAGEMAKAKNPKGWAIVGTPQSYEIYGCMVRKDDAPFKAAVDKAIVGLYKSGEINKIYDKWFNQPVPPKGLNLQFPMSDELKALIANPTDKAADEKKS, from the coding sequence ATGCGTATTGTTCCCCACCTGTTGGGCGCAGCCATCACGGCCGCTTTGATCAGCATGCCAGTCACCGCCGCAGAGCTGACTGGCACCCTGAAAAAGATCAACGAATCGGGCACCATTACCCTGGGGCACCGCGACGCCTCTATCCCGTTCTCCTACATCGCCGACGCTTCGGGCAAACCCGTCGGTTACTCCCACGACATCCAGCTGGCAATCGTCGAGGCCCTGAAAAAGGACCTGAACAAGCCAGACCTGAAGGTCAAATACAACCTCGTCACCTCCCAGACCCGCATCCCGCTGGTGCAGAACGGCACCGTTGACGTCGAGTGTGGTTCGACCACCAACAACGTCGAGCGTCAGCAGCAGGTAGCCTTCTCGGTCGGTATCTTTGAAGTGGGCACCCGCCTGCTGACCAAAGCCGAAGACGGCAAGCCTGAAAACGCCAAGTACAAGGATTTCCCGGACCTGGCTGGCAAGAACGTGGTGACCACCGCCGGTACCACCTCCGAGCGCATCCTCAAGTCGATGAACGCCGATAAGCAGATGAAGATGAACGTCATCTCGGCCAAAGACCATGGCGAGTCGTTCCAGATGCTTGAATCCGGCCGCGCCGTGGCCTTCATGATGGACGACGCGCTGCTCGCCGGTGAAATGGCCAAGGCCAAGAACCCGAAAGGCTGGGCCATCGTCGGCACCCCACAGTCCTACGAAATCTACGGCTGCATGGTCCGCAAGGATGACGCACCGTTCAAGGCTGCAGTCGACAAGGCCATCGTCGGCCTCTACAAATCGGGCGAGATCAACAAGATCTACGACAAGTGGTTCAACCAGCCGGTCCCGCCAAAGGGCCTGAACCTGCAATTCCCGATGAGCGACGAGCTCAAGGCGCTGATCGCCAATCCTACCGACAAAGCTGCAGACGAAAAGAAGTCCTGA
- a CDS encoding NEL-type E3 ubiquitin ligase domain-containing protein, with the protein MSTIPIPFDSIDALIAQQLPGWLTAAQVDHLRALQRAMRRQQANAQQLRELLDAIPALDAYAAPLLVNALTQEGLVDADVRGGQVHIEQEVTLPTAAPNLPPPRYTFTSRQSLLAAALHNYSEEETRTSSLRRAQLLDADGQSLALGFGAFARLCRRLDLGGRYQTVLQTCLRPQDMSARQAIDGLFEESQRSQLEVAVRIAKLKGELDERSYLLMLAVFSPAPIVPPIPGGLTPRQLFLLGKRIHGVVAMEMRLAKDAALESVIVWIPDDPQLPVACYGSWDAVYQALASRLRNASYRTFFSRFISQRDRSAFTDRLANLMRSATAGEPPELDGRNFALHTSLFVHLRTLHIDKQLDDARVLAVPTDDEDKSSRRERLEGYQRAGLDLLNLIGLFVPVLGEVMLTVAAVQLADEVYEGYQDWQLGDRQAALDHLFGVAQSLAVGVVVGKVSEQAFHLTQRVPFVDGLVPLRTDAGRLKLCSDELRAYQVTDRETPLGSPVRYADHWRLRLHEGAYQVLQDPATGNWRIRHPYRADHAPVVEHNGSGGWQHELEQPQYWQGAGHLVRRLGSRLAEVSDAVAQALLEITGFDQAQLRQLHLENAGAPARLLDAVERFELNMHYPALRGEAFEEQMKLRQAMPDAAQGLLIRDFPGLSVRGAREIVEQASGAQVDGMLASSRVPLALAERVRWFLRDSRVDRACAGLYLPQAVNADCERLVLGLIDRLAPWAETLRLELRERAPDGPLLAGRGAAQSVHVRRIIKGRRGYLAMDGGNVGQAAPTDSLLKALLLSMEPRQKVVLGDVQLTELGLRDCLVAHVSSNREQVAELIGMAPIGLGVRPPLRFADGRLGYPLSGRGQGSRQATRRGIQQIYPTLSDDQLNAYLLNVLGRGESLWGHYHELQDQLARLRQALHAWQSEWRNPLDALRRRRVATGLRRCWRRKLVGFDDEYMLTIEGERVGSLPSLPPGVTFSHVRRLVLRDMDLSSLAEDFLPRFDRLIELDLSNNQLTAIPAGIEQLTQLRQLHLSHNQIAMDGQGDRRLGALTRLETLDLSHNPLGRVPALEDNRSLRRLLLRAANLEHLSSSGRELPWRAYIDLRDNRIRQLRGELQYLRQRAQRMSLHDNPLDSLSETLLDQAASVSEPGARGGASARHYAVDTAVRDLWLGDEQGALREQHRALWDRLHQEPGSADLLRFLADFSRLEEFEDYPQGYRRRVWTMLRACEQHEALRLRLFREAGGPRTCEDRLLLIFSQLEISVLAEIAMFAGPVNQVEARLLRLGRSLFRLDEVDRIAALHTLRLREGAEPEVDEIELRLAYRTRLASALDLPAQPEEMYYEDHASITTSDVRRAEAAVMRAETPEALIASLAQRPFWETYMRERHAQRFEALVAPFHERLAQYLDEVESSGERVYMERSNTLMAELATAEHELLLSLTREADERSRT; encoded by the coding sequence ATGTCAACAATTCCTATCCCCTTCGACTCGATCGATGCACTGATCGCTCAGCAGTTGCCGGGCTGGCTGACGGCGGCCCAGGTCGATCACTTGCGGGCATTACAGCGTGCGATGAGGAGGCAGCAGGCCAACGCCCAGCAGCTGCGCGAGTTGCTGGATGCTATCCCTGCGCTGGACGCATACGCCGCGCCATTGCTTGTAAACGCATTGACTCAGGAAGGGCTCGTCGATGCTGATGTGCGCGGGGGCCAGGTTCATATCGAGCAAGAAGTGACCTTGCCCACGGCGGCGCCAAACCTACCGCCGCCCCGTTACACCTTCACCTCGAGGCAAAGCTTGTTGGCCGCGGCATTGCACAACTATAGCGAGGAGGAAACCCGAACGTCGTCACTGCGTCGTGCGCAACTGCTGGATGCCGACGGCCAGTCGCTGGCGCTCGGCTTCGGGGCGTTTGCCCGGTTGTGCAGACGTCTGGACCTTGGTGGGCGCTATCAAACCGTGCTGCAGACGTGTCTGCGGCCGCAGGACATGTCTGCCAGGCAAGCCATCGACGGTTTGTTCGAGGAAAGTCAGCGTTCGCAGTTGGAGGTCGCGGTGCGTATCGCCAAGCTCAAAGGCGAGCTCGACGAGCGCAGCTACTTGCTTATGCTTGCGGTGTTTTCGCCAGCACCCATTGTGCCGCCGATTCCCGGGGGGCTGACACCTCGTCAGCTGTTTCTGCTGGGCAAACGCATTCATGGTGTGGTGGCAATGGAAATGCGCCTGGCGAAAGACGCTGCGCTGGAGTCGGTCATTGTCTGGATTCCGGATGATCCCCAACTGCCGGTGGCCTGCTATGGCTCTTGGGATGCTGTGTATCAAGCGCTCGCCAGCCGCTTGCGCAACGCCTCCTACCGGACTTTCTTCTCACGGTTTATCAGTCAGCGGGATCGCTCTGCCTTCACCGATAGGCTCGCCAACCTGATGCGCTCAGCCACGGCAGGTGAGCCGCCGGAGCTTGATGGCCGGAACTTTGCTCTCCATACATCACTTTTCGTCCATTTGCGTACCTTGCACATCGACAAGCAATTGGACGATGCCAGGGTTCTGGCGGTGCCCACCGATGATGAGGACAAGTCCTCAAGACGTGAGCGACTAGAGGGGTATCAACGTGCCGGGCTGGACTTGCTGAACTTGATCGGGCTGTTTGTTCCGGTTCTGGGCGAAGTCATGTTGACAGTGGCGGCGGTTCAGCTTGCCGATGAGGTGTATGAAGGTTACCAGGACTGGCAACTGGGAGACCGCCAGGCGGCCTTGGATCACTTGTTTGGGGTCGCGCAGAGCTTGGCGGTAGGGGTAGTGGTTGGCAAGGTAAGCGAGCAGGCCTTCCACCTCACCCAGCGTGTGCCTTTTGTCGATGGTCTGGTGCCGCTGCGTACCGATGCGGGCCGGCTCAAGCTGTGCAGTGACGAGCTACGCGCTTACCAGGTGACAGACCGGGAAACACCCTTGGGCAGCCCGGTTCGTTACGCCGATCACTGGCGCTTGCGCCTGCATGAGGGGGCTTATCAAGTATTGCAAGACCCCGCTACGGGGAACTGGCGGATTCGCCATCCATACCGTGCCGATCATGCGCCTGTGGTAGAGCACAATGGCAGTGGTGGCTGGCAGCACGAACTGGAGCAACCACAGTATTGGCAGGGCGCAGGACACCTGGTGCGGCGTCTGGGCAGTCGCTTGGCTGAGGTGTCAGATGCCGTGGCCCAGGCCTTGCTCGAAATCACAGGTTTCGATCAGGCCCAGCTGCGGCAACTGCATCTGGAGAACGCTGGCGCACCTGCACGGTTGCTCGATGCAGTGGAGCGCTTTGAATTGAACATGCACTACCCGGCGTTGCGAGGCGAGGCATTCGAGGAGCAGATGAAGCTGCGGCAGGCAATGCCAGACGCAGCGCAAGGCCTTTTGATACGGGATTTTCCTGGTTTGTCGGTGCGTGGCGCGCGGGAAATTGTTGAGCAGGCAAGTGGTGCGCAGGTTGACGGCATGCTTGCCAGCAGCCGGGTGCCGCTGGCGCTGGCGGAGCGGGTGCGCTGGTTTCTGCGCGATAGCCGGGTGGACAGAGCCTGCGCGGGGTTGTACCTGCCTCAAGCAGTCAACGCTGATTGCGAGCGGTTGGTGCTGGGGCTGATCGATCGCCTTGCACCATGGGCCGAGACCCTACGGTTAGAATTGCGAGAGAGGGCGCCGGATGGACCACTGCTGGCTGGGCGCGGTGCTGCGCAGTCTGTTCACGTACGGCGCATTATCAAGGGGCGGCGGGGCTATCTGGCCATGGATGGGGGTAATGTTGGGCAGGCCGCACCCACGGACAGTCTGCTCAAGGCCTTGTTGCTGAGCATGGAGCCAAGGCAGAAAGTGGTGCTTGGTGATGTGCAGTTGACCGAGCTGGGGTTGAGGGACTGTCTGGTGGCTCACGTCAGCAGTAACCGTGAACAGGTTGCTGAGTTGATCGGCATGGCCCCCATCGGTCTTGGCGTGCGGCCGCCTCTGCGGTTTGCCGACGGGCGCCTGGGCTACCCGCTCAGTGGTCGTGGCCAGGGCAGTCGGCAAGCGACCAGGCGAGGTATCCAGCAGATCTATCCCACGCTTAGCGACGACCAGTTAAATGCCTACCTGCTGAACGTGCTAGGCAGAGGAGAAAGCTTGTGGGGCCACTACCATGAGCTTCAAGACCAGCTGGCTCGCCTGCGCCAAGCCTTGCACGCCTGGCAGAGTGAATGGCGCAACCCCCTCGATGCGCTCAGGCGCAGAAGGGTTGCCACAGGATTGCGTCGCTGCTGGCGCCGTAAGCTCGTCGGCTTTGACGATGAGTACATGCTGACGATCGAGGGTGAGCGTGTGGGTAGCCTGCCATCGTTGCCACCGGGGGTGACATTCAGTCATGTACGTCGTCTGGTATTGCGCGACATGGACCTGAGCAGCCTCGCGGAAGATTTTCTGCCGCGCTTCGATCGGCTGATCGAACTGGACCTAAGTAACAATCAACTCACTGCCATTCCGGCAGGCATCGAACAACTGACTCAGCTCAGGCAGTTGCATCTCTCTCACAATCAGATCGCCATGGATGGGCAAGGCGATCGGCGTCTCGGTGCGCTGACGCGCCTGGAAACACTCGATCTGAGCCACAACCCCCTTGGGCGGGTGCCGGCGCTGGAGGACAACAGGAGTTTGCGACGGTTGCTGCTGCGTGCGGCAAACCTTGAGCATCTGTCATCCTCTGGTCGGGAACTGCCCTGGCGCGCTTACATCGACCTTCGGGACAATCGCATTCGCCAACTGCGGGGTGAGCTGCAATATCTGCGACAACGCGCTCAACGAATGAGTCTGCACGACAACCCATTGGATTCGCTGAGCGAAACGTTGCTGGATCAAGCGGCCAGCGTATCTGAACCAGGCGCCAGAGGGGGTGCCTCTGCTCGCCATTATGCGGTCGATACCGCAGTTCGCGATCTCTGGCTCGGCGATGAGCAAGGCGCGCTGCGCGAACAACATCGAGCGCTGTGGGATAGGCTGCACCAAGAGCCTGGGTCGGCAGATCTGTTGCGTTTTCTCGCGGACTTTTCTCGCCTCGAGGAGTTCGAGGATTACCCGCAGGGCTATCGCAGACGTGTCTGGACGATGCTAAGAGCCTGTGAGCAGCATGAAGCCCTGCGTTTGCGTCTATTTCGCGAAGCAGGTGGACCGCGAACCTGTGAAGATCGCCTGCTGCTGATCTTCAGTCAGCTGGAAATCAGTGTCCTGGCTGAGATCGCTATGTTCGCAGGCCCGGTGAATCAGGTGGAAGCGCGTTTGCTTCGGCTGGGGCGCTCATTGTTTCGCCTGGATGAAGTCGACCGAATAGCCGCCCTGCATACACTCAGGTTACGCGAGGGGGCGGAGCCAGAAGTGGATGAGATAGAGCTGCGCCTTGCCTATCGGACAAGGCTTGCGTCAGCACTTGATTTGCCCGCACAGCCTGAGGAAATGTACTACGAGGATCATGCGTCAATAACGACCAGCGATGTGCGAAGGGCCGAAGCGGCAGTCATGCGTGCCGAGACCCCGGAGGCCTTGATTGCTTCACTGGCGCAGCGTCCGTTCTGGGAAACGTATATGCGTGAACGTCACGCGCAACGCTTTGAGGCGCTGGTTGCGCCTTTTCATGAGCGTTTGGCGCAGTACTTGGACGAGGTCGAAAGCTCAGGCGAACGGGTCTATATGGAGCGAAGTAATACATTGATGGCGGAACTGGCGACTGCCGAGCATGAATTGCTGCTCAGTTTGACCAGGGAAGCGGATGAGCGCAGTCGTACGTAA
- the glpD gene encoding glycerol-3-phosphate dehydrogenase — MPQSSLSSPALADLYDLAVIGGGINGVGIAADAAGRGLSVFLCEKDDLASHTSSASSKLIHGGLRYLEHYEFRLVREALAEREVLLAKAPHIVKPMRFVLPHRPHLRPAWMIRAGLFLYDHLGKREKLGASRSLRFGPGNPLKANITRGFEYADCAVDDARLVVLNAMAAREKGADIRTRTRCVSAWRIDGVWNVQLEHADGSQQSIRARALVNAAGPWVAKFIEDDLKLDAPYGIRLIQGSHLIVPRLYDGEHAYILQNEDQRIVFAIPYLERFTLIGTTDREYTGDPAKVAITESETDYLLNVVNEHFNHPLSRADILHTYAGVRPLCNDESDNPSAVTRDYTLALSASKGEAPLLSVFGGKLTTYRKLAESAMTQLAPFFTQMRGSWTASATLPGGEDMTTPYALADAILARCGWLPAEIAKRWALTYGSRVWRLLEGVEGPDDLGQTIGGGLFTREVDYLCSEEWATDADDILWRRTKLGLFTSQAEQQVLRDYLQQVEVNRARVRAA, encoded by the coding sequence GTGCCGCAATCCAGCTTGTCATCGCCCGCCCTTGCCGATCTCTATGACCTCGCCGTAATCGGCGGTGGCATCAACGGCGTGGGTATTGCCGCCGACGCGGCTGGACGCGGCCTGTCGGTGTTTCTTTGCGAAAAAGACGACCTGGCCAGCCACACCTCTTCGGCCAGCAGCAAGTTGATCCACGGCGGCCTGCGCTACCTTGAGCACTACGAGTTCCGTCTGGTGCGTGAAGCGCTAGCCGAGCGGGAAGTATTGCTGGCCAAGGCTCCGCATATCGTCAAGCCAATGCGCTTCGTCCTGCCGCACCGCCCGCACCTACGCCCGGCCTGGATGATTCGTGCTGGACTGTTTCTGTACGATCACCTGGGCAAGCGTGAAAAGCTCGGCGCCTCGCGCAGCCTGCGCTTCGGCCCGGGTAACCCGCTCAAAGCGAACATCACCCGCGGCTTCGAATACGCCGACTGTGCAGTGGATGACGCCCGCCTGGTGGTGCTCAACGCGATGGCCGCTCGCGAGAAAGGCGCAGACATTCGTACCCGCACCCGTTGCGTCAGCGCCTGGCGCATCGACGGTGTCTGGAATGTGCAGCTGGAACATGCCGACGGCAGCCAGCAGTCAATCCGTGCCCGCGCCCTGGTCAATGCGGCCGGCCCATGGGTGGCCAAGTTCATTGAAGATGACCTCAAGCTCGACGCGCCTTACGGCATTCGGCTGATCCAAGGCAGCCACCTGATCGTGCCAAGACTGTATGACGGCGAGCATGCCTACATCCTGCAGAACGAAGACCAGCGCATAGTCTTCGCCATTCCGTACCTGGAACGCTTCACCCTGATCGGCACCACTGACCGCGAATACACCGGTGACCCGGCCAAGGTCGCGATCACTGAAAGCGAAACCGATTATTTGCTCAACGTGGTCAACGAACACTTCAATCACCCGCTCAGCCGTGCCGATATCCTGCACACTTACGCGGGTGTACGCCCGCTGTGCAACGACGAATCCGACAACCCGTCGGCAGTGACCCGCGACTACACCCTGGCGCTCTCTGCCAGCAAAGGCGAAGCGCCGTTGCTGTCAGTATTCGGTGGCAAATTGACCACTTACCGCAAGCTGGCTGAGTCGGCAATGACCCAGCTTGCGCCCTTCTTCACCCAGATGCGCGGCAGCTGGACAGCCAGTGCAACGCTGCCAGGTGGCGAAGACATGACCACCCCGTACGCGCTGGCCGATGCCATCCTGGCCCGCTGCGGCTGGCTACCGGCGGAAATCGCCAAGCGCTGGGCACTGACCTACGGTAGCCGCGTATGGCGTCTGCTTGAAGGTGTGGAGGGTCCGGACGACCTGGGCCAGACTATTGGCGGTGGCCTGTTCACCCGCGAGGTAGATTATCTGTGCAGCGAGGAATGGGCGACTGACGCCGACGATATTCTCTGGCGCCGCACCAAGCTCGGCTTGTTCACCAGCCAAGCAGAGCAGCAGGTGCTGCGTGACTACCTGCAACAGGTCGAAGTGAACCGTGCCCGGGTTCGCGCCGCCTGA